The following proteins are encoded in a genomic region of Corylus avellana chromosome ca4, CavTom2PMs-1.0:
- the LOC132179463 gene encoding polygalacturonase-like encodes MANLTISCFLSLLFMALFIQLSNAAYNNVVSFGAKPDGKTDATQAFLKAWASACSTAGASTIYIPKGRFLLKATVFRGPCKSRITVQIDGTLVAPLDYRALGNSGYWILFIQVNQVAVYGGTLDAKGAGFWACRKSGKTCPVGARSITFNGANNIVISGLTSINSQLSHLVINSCNNVEIRNVKLIAPDQSPNTDGIHVQTSTGVTIQGSTLQTGDDCISIGPGTKNMLIRNIKCGPGHGISIGSLGKEVNEAGVQNVTVTNAVFSGSDNGVRIKSWARPSNGFVRNILFQNIVMNNVENPIIIDQNYCPNNQGCPTQGSGVKISGVTYRNIKGTSATSEGVTFDCSPSSPCRGIRLEDVKLTYMNKAATASCKNIVGSSSGILMPDSCL; translated from the exons ATGGCTAACCTCActatttcttgttttctctcCCTCCTCTTCATGGCCCTGTTTATTCAGTTGTCAAATGCAGCCTATAATAACGTGGTCAGTTTTGGTGCAAAGCCGGACGGAAAAACTGACGCAACACAAGCGTTCCTCAAGGCATGGGCGTCGGCGTGTAGCACAGCCGGAGCGTCCACCATTTACATCCCCAAAGGGAGGTTCCTGCTGAAAGCAACCGTTTTTAGGGGCCCATGCAAGAGCAGAATCACCGTTCAGATTGACGGCACCCTTGTGGCTCCGTTGGATTATCGCGCTCTCGGGAACTCGGGTTACTGGATTTTGTTCATTCAGGTGAACCAAGTAGCGGTTTACGGCGGCACGCTGGATGCAAAGGGCGCCGGCTTTTGGGCTTGCAGGAAATCTGGAAAGACTTGTCCCGTCGGTGCTAGA TCGATAACATTTAATGGGGCGAACAACATTGTGATAAGTGGGTTAACGTCCATCAACAGTCAGCTAAGTCACCTTGTAATTAATAGCTGCAACAACGTGGAAATTAGAAATGTGAAGCTCATTGCACCTGATCAGAGCCCAAACACCGATGGAATTCATGTTCAGACATCAACTGGCGTTACAATCCAGGGAAGCACCTTGCAAACCGGAGATGACTGCATATCAATCGGCCCCGGCACCAAGAACATGTTGATAAGGAACATTAAGTGCGGCCCTGGCCATGGaataag CATTGGCAGCTTGGGGAAGGAAGTGAATGAAGCTGGCGTCCAAAACGTAACGGTAACAAACGCAGTATTCAGTGGGTCGGATAATGGGGTACGAATAAAGTCATGGGCCAGGCCCAGCAACGGGTTTGTTCGGAACATTCTATTCCAAAACATTGTTATGAACAACGTTGAGAACCCCATAATCATTGATCAGAACTATTGCCCCAACAACCAAGGTTGTCCTACCCAG ggCTCGGGTGTGAAGATCAGTGGAGTGACGTACAGAAACATAAAGGGAACATCTGCCACGTCAGAGGGTGTGACATTTGACTGTAGCCCAAGCAGTCCATGCAGAGGGATCAGATTGGAAGACGTCAAGCTTACGTACATGAATAAGGCGGCAACGGCGTCGTGTAAGAACATAGTTGGAAGCAGCAGCGGAATACTCATGCCCGACAGCTGCCTATAA
- the LOC132179117 gene encoding polygalacturonase-like, whose protein sequence is MGSQRSPLLLALVSVFFCSSVVLAAPVTYNVVSLGAKADGKTDSTRAFLDAWTKACASVTASTIYVPAGRFYLRQVAFNGPCRSKAIFIRIDGTLVAPSDYGVLGNSDNWLGFSHVNGVTLSGGILDGQGTGLWACKSSGKSCPSGATTLEFSNSNNIVVSGLTSLNSQMFHIVVNGCQNVKMQDVKVTADGNSPNTDGIHVQLSSGVTILNSKIRTGDDCISIGPGTTNLWIENIACGPGHGISIGSLGKDSNEAGVQNVTVNTATFTGTQNGVRIKSWGRASNGFARNILFQHVIMVNVQNPILIDQNYCPDNKGCPGQVSGVKVSDVTYQDIHGSSATEVAVKFDCSSENPCSRIRLENVKLTYQNQAAEASCIHAAGTSSGFVQPTSCF, encoded by the exons atgggaAGCCAGAGAAGCCCTCTTCTTCTTGCACTTGTCTCTGTCTTCTTTTGTTCCTCAGTCGTCTTAGCTGCTCCGGTGACATACAATGTGGTCAGTTTGGGAGCCAAAGCAGACGGAAAGACGGACTCCACCCGGGCTTTCCTTGATGCATGGACGAAAGCTTGCGCCTCCGTAACCGCCTCCACCATTTACGTGCCGGCAGGGAGATTCTATCTTCGCCAGGTGGCTTTCAACGGCCCATGCAGGAGCAAGGCGATCTTCATCCGCATCGACGGCACCCTTGTCGCCCCATCGGACTATGGGGTCCTCGGAAATTCCGATAACTGGCTCGGCTTCAGCCACGTGAACGGGGTTACATTATCCGGTGGGATTCTTGACGGCCAAGGCACCGGCTTGTGGGCTTGCAAGTCCTCCGGCAAGAGTTGCCCCAGTGGAGCAACG ACACTGGAATTTTCTAATTCCAACAACATCGTGGTGAGTGGATTAACCTCCCTAAACAGCCAAATGTTCCACATCGTCGTCAATGGCTGCCAAAACGTGAAAATGCAAGATGTCAAGGTTACCGCGGATGGCAACAGCCCAAACACCGATGGCATTCACGTGCAATTATCTTCAGGTGTCACGATCCTCAACTCCAAAATCCGGACCGGAGATGACTGCATCTCAATTGGCCCCGGTACCACCAACTTGTGGATTGAGAACATTGCATGCGGACCTGGCCATGGAATTAG CATTGGGAGTCTAGGCAAGGACTCGAATGAGGCTGGTGTGCAGAATGTGACAGTGAATACAGCTACTTTCACCGGTACTCAAAATGGAGTAAGGATTAAGTCTTGGGGAAGGGCAAGCAATGGTTTTGCTAGGAATATTCTTTTCCAACATGTAATTATGGTGAATGTCCAGAATCCCATTTTAATCGATCAAAATTACTGCCCCGACAACAAAGGTTGCCCTGGACAGGTTTCTGGCGTAAAAGTCAGTGACGTGACATACCAAGACATCCATGGATCATCGGCGACTGAAGTTGCTGTGAAATTTGATTGCAGTTCAGAAAACCCTTGCAGCAGAATAAGGTTGGAGAATGTAAAATTAACTTACCAGAACCAAGCAGCCGAAGCCTCGTGTATCCATGCAGCAGGGACATCTTCTGGTTTTGTCCAGCCCACAAGTTGTTTCTAG